One Ureaplasma urealyticum serovar 8 str. ATCC 27618 genomic window carries:
- a CDS encoding RNA polymerase sigma factor yields MSTKQNEPLFENLEDLKQKVKLSFTEEFSFSYALSEREAGIFESRNLKGADASNPEEILLNVVLDVSKRKRSRNEIKFNKLQNYFIHMNLRDEHFSEIVDVLENIGIRVPDYELVMQSKSKSTAKKKDEYGIDDTLEISTSKIGFSSTTTEKVDDGIKAYLGVLGESKMLRSDEETEYAKMVISNDPALIKIGKNQLYTSNMRLVTSIAKKYLNRGLDLEDLIQEGSSGLLKAIDKFDHEKGHKFSTYATWWIRQSITRAIADQARQIRIPVHMVETINKLTKAERSLIQELGRDPTAEEIAQAMNKASQAKNQKEQLITAQKVVEIKKLNVDPVSLDKQIGHDEESQFSDFISDDEIISPEKYTEKKALNDQINEMFEKVLNDNEQRVIKMRYGLLPFERPYTLEEVGEHLGVTRERARQIESKAIRKLKHPSKTAKLRSFIGESEN; encoded by the coding sequence ATGTCAACAAAACAAAATGAACCACTATTTGAAAATTTAGAAGATTTAAAACAAAAAGTTAAATTATCATTCACTGAGGAATTTTCATTTTCATATGCATTATCTGAACGTGAAGCAGGAATTTTTGAAAGTCGTAATTTAAAAGGCGCAGATGCTAGTAATCCTGAAGAAATTTTATTAAATGTTGTTTTAGATGTTAGCAAGAGAAAACGTTCACGAAACGAAATCAAATTTAATAAACTTCAAAATTATTTTATTCATATGAATTTACGTGATGAGCATTTTAGCGAAATTGTTGATGTATTAGAAAACATTGGCATTCGTGTACCAGATTATGAATTGGTTATGCAATCAAAATCTAAATCTACTGCTAAGAAAAAAGATGAGTATGGTATTGATGATACTTTAGAAATTAGTACATCAAAAATTGGTTTTTCATCAACAACAACAGAAAAAGTTGATGATGGAATTAAAGCTTATTTAGGTGTACTTGGTGAATCAAAAATGTTACGTTCTGATGAAGAAACTGAATATGCTAAAATGGTTATTAGTAATGATCCAGCATTAATTAAAATTGGTAAAAACCAACTTTATACATCAAATATGCGTTTAGTTACTTCAATTGCAAAAAAATATCTAAATCGCGGTTTGGATTTAGAAGATTTAATTCAAGAAGGATCATCTGGTTTACTAAAAGCAATTGATAAATTTGATCATGAAAAAGGACATAAGTTTAGTACGTATGCAACATGATGAATTCGTCAATCAATTACACGTGCGATTGCTGATCAAGCTCGTCAAATTCGAATTCCTGTTCACATGGTTGAAACAATTAATAAACTAACTAAGGCTGAACGTAGTTTAATTCAAGAATTAGGTCGTGACCCAACAGCTGAAGAAATTGCGCAAGCTATGAATAAAGCTTCACAAGCAAAAAATCAAAAAGAACAATTAATTACAGCCCAAAAAGTTGTTGAAATTAAAAAACTAAACGTTGATCCAGTATCATTAGATAAACAAATTGGTCATGATGAAGAATCACAATTTTCTGATTTTATTTCTGATGATGAAATTATTTCGCCAGAAAAATATACAGAGAAAAAAGCTTTAAATGATCAAATTAATGAAATGTTTGAAAAAGTTTTAAATGATAATGAGCAACGCGTTATTAAAATGCGTTACGGCTTACTACCATTTGAACGTCCTTATACACTTGAAGAAGTTGGTGAACACTTAGGTGTTACACGTGAACGTGCTCGACAAATTGAATCAAAAGCAATTCGTAAATTAAAACATCCATCAAAAACAGCTAAATTGCGTTCATTTATTGGTGAATCAGAAAACTAG
- a CDS encoding tRNA (adenine(22)-N(1))-methyltransferase TrmK gives MNQKTRIAFIADLINHAQNIVDVGSDHAYLAKILLLNNKAQHVTNIEVNQGPLENGINNLAKNNLLQQTTNILNNGFKDLILEKTYDYCVIAGMGATSIIEILDQNKNQIKNFILQPNTQSYKLRKYLNEHSYQIKIEHIFVENKIFYEIIICFKTINVPKLIEKDYYISSQIHKDSLKLYLEFLKKRYEYLKTLDLSLVSENIVKEYEYIKEFIHEKNRY, from the coding sequence GTGAATCAGAAAACTAGAATTGCTTTTATTGCTGATTTAATTAATCATGCTCAAAATATTGTTGATGTAGGTAGCGATCATGCTTATTTAGCTAAGATTTTATTGCTCAATAATAAAGCACAACATGTTACTAATATTGAAGTTAATCAAGGACCATTGGAAAATGGTATTAATAATCTAGCTAAAAATAATCTTTTACAACAAACAACTAATATTTTAAATAATGGTTTTAAAGATTTAATTTTAGAAAAAACTTATGATTATTGTGTTATTGCTGGTATGGGAGCAACAAGTATAATAGAAATTTTGGACCAAAATAAAAATCAAATTAAGAATTTTATTTTACAACCAAACACTCAATCATATAAATTGCGCAAATATTTAAATGAGCACTCATATCAAATTAAAATTGAGCATATATTTGTTGAAAATAAAATTTTTTATGAAATAATTATTTGTTTTAAAACTATTAATGTACCAAAATTAATAGAAAAAGATTATTATATAAGTAGCCAAATACATAAGGATTCACTAAAATTATATTTAGAGTTTTTAAAAAAACGTTATGAATACTTAAAAACTTTGGATCTTTCACTAGTAAGTGAAAATATAGTTAAAGAATATGAGTATATAAAGGAATTTATTCATGAAAAAAACAGATATTAA